The following DNA comes from Neofelis nebulosa isolate mNeoNeb1 chromosome 3, mNeoNeb1.pri, whole genome shotgun sequence.
GGCCAGCCCCGTGGCTCCTCCACCGGCCAGCCACCTGGGGTCCACGTCCAGCCACACGTAAACCTGCCCCACTACCTCGTTCCCTTTGAAACTCATGCAAGAAACCCGGCTTCAAGGTCTCACGGAGCAGACGTGCTCCCAGGGCCCCGTGAGACACGTCTCCCCCAGCGAGAGGCAAGATGCCCCCGGTTCCGGGCCGAGCTGAGGGTGGCGTCCAGCTCAAGCCATGCCCCCCAGGGACAGTGGTGTGCCTGTGCTGCTGGAATAACCTGCCCTTAAGAGTCACTCGTGACAGAGCCACCGAAGAGCCCATTCCCTTTGGGCGGGGCCACCTGCTCCCTAGCCCGCCCGGAGGGCCTGCTTCGCTCCTGGGGCACCGGGACCCTCTGCAGCACCCAGTCCGTGGCAGAGCAGAGGCGGAGGCTGCCGCACACCCAGGAATCGGGCTTCTGAGGCTGGTCCTGTGCAGCCCCCTCCTCGCCCCCCTTCTCAGTGACCCCTGTGGCCCTAGGACAGGACGCGAGGGAGAGGATCCCAGCAGGAGCCCGGCCTACTCCGCACCACGGCCGCAGCCGATTTCAGACCAAGTGGAGGAGACTTCCAGAACGGAGGCCCCCGTCACGCGAATGCAGACTGCCAGGCCTCTGAAGGTACAAAGCAGCAGCCTTGGAAGAACGGCCCTGTGACACACGCCTGCACCACCAAAACCTCTCTCAATAGCACACCTCAGAGGCACAGCGGAGGCCTGAGCAGGGGACGGAGAGCCTGAGTGACCCAGGGGACAGGAGGCCTCGGGCTGGCCCCACACCAGGCCCGGCCAAGTCACAGACGCCGGCAGCGCCCGCCTGCCAGCACAGCTGGGCCTGGTGGCGGCCCCGGCAGCGACCCGGTGACCCGGCCATACCTGCGGGCCCGGGACGCCCATGCAGGAGCCACCGCCCGCCCGGAGAGGCATAATCAGATGCAAATGCACTTTGTTTAGGTACAACCCACGGCTGTGCATCTGGGAAGCACGGGAGACATTAATCACTGGAAACTGTAATTTTTGTTATCAGTCTAACACTGATCAAAAGGGAAGCCTGTCTCCACCACTGACCTGTGAAACGTCCCAATTATGCTCTTTGGAAATGACAGGGGCACTTAACTCCCGAGCTGGGCAAATGACGACGATCAATCACGTTTGAATAACAATGAGCCGCGgacctgaaaattatttttgtatagaaTCTACCCAGGAATTTATGAAAGGTGGAAAGCAGCCCAAGGTTTTAGGGCATTACGGTTCTCGGCTAGTGCAGCGCGTATCAAACACTAAACAgaatttatgtgttttaattttctaaaaggtAGATGTGCACTGGGTGCTACAATGCATAACATATAGTGCTGGGTTTTAAATACGGggtcattttcataaaatattatgcTTATTGTTCACACCCTTGAATTTCACCAGggacttttattaaattttcatttcttaaaaaatattcgGCTGCTTAGCTAACTATTAGGAATTATGCCCTTTCTCCCCAACTAAAATTGTTTATTCCTGTGAAGAAACACGGAACCCTGAGCTGCTCTTTGTTCTTAAATTAGCACTGATCAGGCCGCACCAGGCAGCACACACACCACCTCCAGAACGCCGCCCCCTGGGTCTGTGCAGCCAGGTCCCCCGGAAGAACGCGGCTGACTCGACCGCAGGGTGCTCACCTCCGGTCCGCTGGTGGCGGGTGGCCCACTCAAACCACAGCGACGCAGAGTCAGACACGGACTTTGCCGCCAATATCGAAGCCACGCTTGAAAGCTTCCACTTCCTTTTGATTCGCGGTGTTCGCTCGGCTGTCTGAACCCCCCGGAGCTCAGAGTGACCCTGGATGTCGGGCCCTGAGCACATCAGCAAAGGGCAGTGACATCTGGTGTCCAGAGGTGGAGGGGGCGCCACGTCCAGGACAGTCACTGCGGCCGTGACACCTGTGTGACCTGCCCAGGGGCCTCACACAAACGCCTGTTCAGAGAGCAGGGGCACCGCCACCAGGCAGGCCAGAAAGCCCTCTCCACGAGACGTTGGCGAAGCAGCATGgcttggggaaactgaggccggcAGGAAGGAGCCCATGGGAGCCAGTCCCGGGGCAGGACCTCCCCTCAAAGTCAAAGGTCACAGGCTGGTAAGAAACCAGCACTGGATGAGGCAAGGGGAGGCactgggggcaggaggcagaggaggggagccCGCTGGGATCGTCCTGTAAGGAGGCATCCGGTTGCAAGTGGGTGGTCCTCAAAACCGAGTGGGCTCATAAGCTGTTCTATGTTTGCCAGAAGCTGAGTTTCCCTGTCGCAATAAACCCCACGAACACTCTCGAGAAACCAGCCCCTGCgtcccccccaccttccctaaCGGAGAGCCCCTGGGCAGGTGGACAGAGCCCTGCGGCCCCTGGGACGCCCCCTCCCGCACCGCGTCGCCCTTTTGGGGAGAGGCCAGACCCGAGGGACGAGGGATGGGGGATAGACACCTCCCGGGCACAGCCTGTCCGCAGCCACGGGGAGGCGCAGAGGAGGGCCTCGGGTCTTCTGCGGGTCTTATACAAATGGATTCGCACCCACGGTTAAAAGGATTTAGAAAAATGAGCCTCTGGGATCGTAATTAAACAAGCAATAAAACGGCTAAAATATACAACGCAATCAGCTTACAGCAGTGGGGGTATCGGGGTTACTGATTATTTGAGGAGGAACAGAACGAGCGACCTGGCTCCGGGAGCGGGTCTGCCCGCCAAACGCGCGCCCGAGATGCAGCTGGGACCGTTAAATAAATTTTGTACGATCTAATTAACTTGGTGCGCAATCTCAATTACTTTTCACCCAAGAAATCACTTTTGTTCAGTtttatgtgtgtctgtttccctttttaaaaaaaaaaaatgatgtaaggCCTCGTCAGACAAGTGAGCTCCAACCTGCATTTGTCTTTCGGCGGCTTGATGGCCATGCATTTAAAACCCCATTCTATcttataaactaaaaattaaacgTGCTCAGCTGTGATGGCCGTCATCGCATCTGCTATTTATATGCTAATGCCCTCCCTGGAAGGCCGTGCAAATTGCCCAGCCAGGCCAATATCTCATGCACATCTCCAGCTGCTGGGGACGCACGCTCACAGGGCAGAGGACAGCGGGGCGTGGGACTGGCCAGGGCAAGAGTGAGGACACAGGGACCGTCGGCGACACCACTCGGGCCGCAGAGCGCACGGTCCCCGCTCAGCGAGAGCAGAGCTGGTGAAGTGCGTCACCGGGTTCTAGGacggccaccccccccccccccaccccggtctggtctgatccagccctgcatccagcctGCTGGCAGTGCAAGAAACCGCGCCGTGGGTCCACAGGACACTGGCAAGCCCGCTGCCAGGGCGAGGCTGGGGCGCGAGGCCCTGCAGGGTCACCAGGAGACCCGGGTGGGTAACTCGGGTCTGTGCCACGGTCCACGTGGGCACCCTCCCCTCGGCCGCCACGCTGGGGCTCGCCGCTGGACTCAGCAGGCCGCGAGACGCGCTCCCCTGGGCTACCTGGCAGCACATCTGGCGGAGGGCGCAGCTTGCTGGTTAGACCGGGCAGTTCCCACCGCCCGAAGGAGCCATGTCCACACGGGAAGAGGAGAACCTTCAGCGCGcgccctcctccctcagcccaAACTTCGCAGGCAAAACGGCAGGCGGCCGGCACCCTCAAAGGCCGAGCCTCACGCAACTCCCCCCAGCCTCCgtcttctcatctgtgaaatggggcggTACCATCATCTACCTCAGAGCGGGCTCGGGGACTCAAGGGCTGGTACCTGAAGGTGTTCCGGAGGAAGGGGTGTGCGGTGTAGACACACAGGAGGGGCCAGGCACCGCGGGGCTgggccccagggcccccaggAGACGGCTGGCTCTGAGCAGGGGGGCGCTTGAGCGGGAGCTCCAGTCCTCGTGAGAAAGGCAGGAGGCGTCCAGACCCCTCCCCCGGCCTGCAGCCCCTTGCTGCGGCGGCTCGGCCTTCAGCGTGATGGAGGGGACCGCGTCACCAGGAAGGCTGTTTACTGGCCCTGCCGAGCACAAGGTCCCCACCGCCGGCTGATTTAgtttccctgcctccctggggTGCCTGACTCGTTCAACATTTCATTCCCTGGGTTCCCTGCTCTGTCCTTTTCACCTACAGGAAGCCAGCACTCACGTGCCTCCAGCAGCAGAGAAAACCTGTCCGACACCAGAGCAGCAGGAGCCCCAGGCCGAGGGGCCTCCTCCCTCAGACAGGTCTGCTGGGGACGCTGGCACAGAGCCACGGGGCTGCATCTGCTTTTAGAACGACTGACGACACGCCCGCCGCTCAGACCATGTGGCTGCCACTGGTGAGCGGTGAGAAAACATAACCCAGGCATTCTTAAAAACCATACCGCGGATAGTCTGTATAAACGGGtgcttgaaattcattttttcagaCATATCGGTTGGtgggaaattaatattttgttaattacaCAACAGAATAATTGGTGATCTCGGCCACATAATTAAACCGCAGgcaatttaaaagtttataaaggaTTTTTATCAGTTTAACAAATGTAGCAGCCACGGATTATTACACCTCTCCTACGACAGCAGAGCCGGAGACTAAATCTACCCGACGACGCTCCACATTGATCCGTTCAGGATTTATCCCCGGCCTGCTTCCCGCAGGACGGAGATACGCTCTATAGAACAAACACTTACACGTATTGAAGGTGGAACTACGTCAAAAGGAAAACAGTCTGTAGAACCAACAGCAACACAAAAAACAACCGGAGGACGGCTTCTGACATGCAGAACCTCCGCCGGGCTTCCCGGTCGGGCTTCCGCAGTCACAGGCTCCTGGCcggctcgctcgctcgctcgcttgctctctctctctagtgtCCATTCTGGCCTCCCACACATCGGTCGTTAGTTCGGAGACACTCGGATCCCTGTCACCGAATCGGCGTCCCCGGCTCGGCCACTGTGCAGGCGGTCGCCAGGGCGAGCCCCGGCTGAGTGGGGGACGTGGGGGACGTGGGGGATGGCCCAGGCCAGTGATTCAAAGTCTCAGACGTTTTACTTGGGACCGGGCGGAGCGCGCCTGGCTCCTAATTCCCTGGAGGCCGGCGCCGCTGCGGGAGCAGATGTGCAGATACGGCCGCGGCTATTCCGGGAAGCGGCGCTCACCTGAGCGGGGCGCTGCCACTCAGCCcacaccccccccagccccgatCGCTTCAGTCTCCAGGCGCCACGGCCCACCAGCCGGCGCGGACGACCGTCTCCAAGGATTCCCGGAGCGGTGCCTTTTTTAAATCAGTTCGTGGAGAAGCGTCTTCCAAGTGTCCTTTCGGCTGACAGAGGCGGTGAAGCTCCCTTGCCTCCGAAGTCACCTTCCCACACTCAGCTCCACCCTCCGGGGCCATCCTGAGCCTCGGCGCCCTGCTGTCCTCCCGCCGGAGGAACAGTGTCCTGTTTGGAGgacacccacagcccctcctccgGCGGGTCCCCCACCTCGCCGGCCCCCCAGCCTTCAGAACGGAAGCCGGCGCCTCTGACTGAGGgcctcccatcccccaacctgCTGGGCCACAAGCAGCGTACCTGCCCCCACCAGACACTCCCTCGGATGCCTGGGGACAGTGCCCGGGATGGGGGGCTACATCAGCGAGGGTGTGAGTCCTGCCTGAGCGAGGGAACCATCAAGGCTCTGACTGGAtcgcgggtggggggagggggcacagcccCAGCCCAGCACCCACAGGGCACCCAGGGCAGGGCTCCTTCCACACGGGGAGCCTGAGCCCTTCAGTCTCCACCGGCCTGGGGCCTCTGCTGGAGAAATGACCCGTCCTGGCTGCTGTCCGCAGCCTGCCCTCAGATTTGAGCCCCATGGGCCCCCAGGCCGCGGGGCTGCAGCAGCCGTGGACAGAGCAGCCGGCCTCTCCTCCCCTGGGGGCCCTAGAGCCTCGAGGCGAGGGTGGTGCCTGCCAgcttcaggcacctgggtggctctgcccgCCCCGCCAGGCTCCGCTGCCCCCGAGGGCGGGCGAGGGCATCTGCTACAGGGAAAGCGGGAGCCAGCCCAGCTGGGCCTCCGGCAGGAAAGAGGCGGGCCCCAGAGCACCGCGAAGGGGGCACGCGGGGAAGCCCCACGGCCCCcgcacccctccctgctctcaggCCAGCCTGCGCTCTGGCACCGTGACCCCGGGTCACCTCACGTTCAAAAAGAAATCCCTCTGCACGTGTGGGAACGAGCTGACCACATCACCTCCTTCCCGACAACAGAAAACCACCTTCTTTCGTTGCAAGAAGAGTATCTTTTTTCACAAAACTAACTTCTTACTCAGGGCACACACCCGAGCAGGGTCCTCCGTGGAATGCTGTACCCACAGAAGCCGGGCTGGGATCTCAGCGCCAGGTCAGGAACTTTCCTCACCCTCTTGAGGCCTTGCGGGAGAAAGGCAAGATCGCCCTCTGCCGGTCTCTGGGGGCCGCTGCGCAGTCACCCTTCTCCCGGGCCCCTCCCACACGAAGGGCGGCGGCCTGGAGGGCGTCTAGTGGCCCTGGAGGGGGCAAGGTCACTAGGTGCCGAGACCGGGGGTGTCGGCCACTGTCTGTCCTAGGTCTCTCGGTGGCTCTGGACTTGCTGTTCCCAGCCCGGCAACGCCATTCTTCCCACCCTAGAGCTTCCTCCAGCAACAGCTGTGTCTCCCTGGAGCGCagccccgccctcctccctccgGGGTCCTGGGGTTGCAGGTGAAGCTGGTGTCCGGCTCCCAGGCTGGAGCCCAGGTTCAGGGTCCCGGCACCCGGCGGAGAAGGACACTCTGGGGCCTGCCTTCTCGGTTCCGAGATAGCGGTGCTGTGCTCGCCCCACCGTGGTCTGGCTACGGCTGCCTCTCCCTGCTGGCCCGCGGCCAGTCTCTGAGGACACCCGCAGAGGACACGGCTCTCAAATCCCTCTCGGATGTTAAGTCCCAGGTCCTGGCCCAGACCCACCGGAGGGGGGCCCGGAAGTCACGGTCTTTAAGGCTCAGGGTTGCTGCATGATGCCTGCTGTCTCAGGGGCTGGCGGCCTTCACTCGGGCACCATCACCAAGTGCGGGCCTGTCCCTGCTGCCTGGGGACACGGCGCTCAAGAGCACCAGCTCCCCCCGCCCAAACCACACAGTATCTGTGAGGCGCCACGACCAGCCACACCCGGCCTCGACCACCCTCCCCAAATTAGGCACCAGGCGCACGTGCAGCCCGCCCTGCGGCCAGGGAGCTCCTCCGTGGGGCACTACCAGGGACACCGCCCTCTGCACAAGCCTGGAGCAAAAGTCCTGATTTTCTGTCTGCCGCAGGCATCCTAACTCTGTGTGTTCTCGGCTACGACACAGGCGACAGGATGAGACCCCGAAGCCCGGAAGGTTGTTACCAGCTCACGGGAGGCTCCGCTGGGGCGCTCGGGGAGGTTCAGGGGACAGCAGGGCTGGCCTAGGTCTCAGCTCAGCccttggcctcctcctcctcttcttccggGGCCCTGGGACCTCCCTCCCGACCAGAACCTTCTGACTGTTCCCCGAGCTCGCCTGCCACGCCCTCCTGCCCCAGACCCCGTCCCAGCCCTCCAGCGGCCAGGGGGCCTCAGCTGCGCCCTCTGACCTTCCAAACCAAAGTTTCCATTTCGGGAACTGAGCACCCGATGAGGCAAGAACCAGAACATCTCTGAGCCCCAGTCATTCCCACTCAGATAACCGAGCACAGGCCAAAGAGGAGATCTCCTTGCTGTCGCCTCTGCCCCAGCCCGCGGGCAGCACTCACCTCCCCCCTGCGCCCCTCCTCAGGTTCGATGTCCAGCTCCCCAGATCTCCTCAGGGCAGTTTCCAGTTCCGCCTTCAGGTTGATGGCGGCTTCCAAGTGCCTGCCACGAATCCCCGCGCGGGTGAACAGCTGCCGACAAGGAGGCACATCACTGGGGCAGGCCGGGGCGCCCTCCCCTTCCACCCCGGGGGTCAGCCGCTGCAGGTCAACCCTGACCCTGGCCTGCACCTGAGCACGTGTGCGCGGTGGAGAAGGGCCTCACCTGTACCCAGGAGCGCACGGCCGGCAGGAACTTGTTTCGGATAAGCTTGAGCGCGTCCCGGGCAGACTGGATGACGGCGTGGTTGTCCTCGTCCTCGCGCACCCTCAGGCCATCTGGGTCAAAGCACACGGGGTCACCGGAGGAAGCAGGGCAGGTCACCCAGCACCACGGAGGGACCACCCGCACTTCTGTGCGTCGCCCAGGACCCCACGCCTGATGCCACAGAAAGACGTTCACTACTTTAAGATTTTGGCGGAAATCATCTCAGCCCGACCCCAACGCCCGGCCCGGTGTCCTCATAGACACACGCGCCCCAGCCCACGCGCCCGGCCCGTGGCGGCCCTGAAGCCCCTCCCCTGACAGCTCTCAGGACGGAGGCCCCAGCCTCAGCTCGGCCCCAGGGTCCTCCCTCCGTGTCCTGCCCCCTAGCCCTTCTGCGGCCGGGTACCCTCCTCGTGCTCCCCCAGGCCCGGCCAGACAGCAGGCAGCTCCTTGGGGCTGGTGGGGCTCAAGGTGCCTGGGCATGTGGGGTGTTCACACAGCTCCGTGCCCTGACTGCCCTTCCTCTGTAAACACCCCCGAGGGGCTCTCAACCCACCCGACGCCCCGCACAGGGGGCCGGGCCACAGCGGGTCCCGTGCAGCACACCTGTGTCGTCGCCAACGTGGCGAGAAGCCGCTCTGCAAACACGTTTCCTCCAGACCAGGGCGGACAGCCACCCTCTGGTCCCGCAGGGCTCCAGGCCACTTGCGGCAGCAGCCCCGCCCTTGCCGCCTCATCAGCCCCTCTCGAGGAGCACCCCGGGTGGAGCGTGGGACCCAGAGCCTCAAGTCGCCCGGGACCCCAACCTTGGAGGCCCGGCCCTGCCACGTCCCGGGAGGTCTGAGCTCTTGCCAGCACCCCTAGGGCCCACGGCCAGCCCAGGGGAGCCGGTGGTCACCTGAGGAGAGCTCCACGTCTAGCGTGTACTTGTGGGAGCCCAGTCCGTGGCGCCGCACAAACCCTTCCTCGTCACCGTCGCTGTCCTCACGCCGgtcctcgtcgtcctcgtcctcctcccctGAGTCCCCTGCGGTCCAGGGAGGGGGAGACGGAGGGCGGGCACAGGCGAGCAGGCTCTTGCTGCAACAGGGCTCCTCGTCCCCAGGCCTCACGGCACCGGCCAGGCAAGGGGCGCCCCCTTCAGACGCACCGAAGGCCACGGTGGGCAAGGCGGCTCCCGGGCCCTCGGCCAAGTCCAGCGGCACCAGCAGCCTGAAGCAGCTCTCCACCTCCGTGAGGCAGCACCGGATCTCCTCAGACGTTTCTGCAAAGATGCGGGAACTGCCCGTTGGGTCGTGATGACAAGCAGCAGCACCTCCCCTCAGGCAGAGcccagggtcagagggagggccgcccgcccctccttcctgccccagacAGAGGCCAGCCCTGGGCGTACGGAGGCTCTGTCGTCTCTTAGAAACCACCCGACTGTGCAGCACCCCACCACCCGCCCCGTGACGTCCTCAGTAACACCCTCACGCCTGGACTTCTGGCAGGCTCACGGGCGCCCCGTGAGTACCAAGCGGGGTAGACCACCGTGGGCGGAACTTCCGGAAGAGAGCGGCCAGCTGAGAGCCGTGGGGACGCACACCCTTCCCAGCCCTCCAGCCGGACCGCACTCCAGCCAGCACCTGCCTTGGGGCCCAGAAGTGCCTCCAGCTGGGGCCTTCCTCTCGAGCTCCTCTCACCCTGGCTGCCCCTCGTGGAAAGGGCCAGCTGCACAGAAAAGGGTCAGGTTTCAGAAGTAGGGGTGCCAGCAAGAGCTGTCCCCTGCCCCACCTAAGGGACCTTTATGGGGAGCATCGTTCTCAGACAACACCACCAGGGGGCGCAGGAGAGGCGGGCCCACCGGGAGCttcctggggaggggctgggggctgctgcCAAGGTCAGGCCAGCGGTCTACCCACCTGCAGCCCCACGGGGTGGGGAGAACTCACCCTCCATGTCCCTGACGGCCCGCTCACACCTCTCCCTGTAGATTCTGTCCAAGCgtttctgcttctcctcctcccgcTTTCTTTCTGCCAGAGTCCGAGCGCTCGCATCCTCAAAATCCACCTGAGGAATTAGAGGTTAGACTGGACTACACGAGACACGTGGAAAACACAGTAAGTCAGACAGAAACCCAGAAGAAGGCGTGTCGGCACCGGCACACGACCCTCTGTGCCCCTGGGGCCCCGTGTCTCAGCACTTCAGCGCTCATCAGCAACGACTGGCCCCCGACGGGATCAGGGCCAGCAGCACTTCCAGCGAAGCACATGCCACGTGGGAAAGCAGCATGGGCCCTGGGGCCCCGGACGAGCAGCAGCACGTTCAGGCTGCAGGGGGACTGGCCAGCGGCCCTGGCCGAGGCGGGAGCTGCCGGGGAGGAGGGCCCGGCCCGGCGGGTTTCACGCAGCCAGGACCGCCAGAGCCCACAGCAGACCCAGGCGGGACTCAAGCTCGGGGCCACAGAACAGGGCCGCGTCCGAGAAGCTGACACGTTTCCCTCGTTTCCGCTTCCTGTGGAAGTCAGGACCGGAGGCTCCGCTCCGTCCACACGTCCCCCTCTTAGAGCTGCCGTCCCCTCCCGGGAGCCCCTCCACCACGCTGGCCGGCAGGAGACGCCAGGCAGGCCGCCCCACCTGTTTGCTGTGTCTCAGGAAGTGGTAGCCCAAGGCGAGCTTCTTGTAGGCGGTGCCGTACTTCCCGTTCCATCCTTGGACAGCCCTGGCGGCCGCCTGCCTCAGCCTCTGGGCCGCCTCCCTGGGGGGCGGCAGGGGCTGCTCGTGGTCGGTGCCCAGCGTGAGCTCCAGAAACTCCTGGAAGTTGGAGACGACCAGCACCCGGAACTGATGAGACCGGGTGAAGAGCTGATCTATGACCTGGAAGGCGGAGAGGCGGACCTCGGCGTGCTCTCGGCTCAGCTGGGCCATGAGCAGGTGGTAGGCGCGGCGGAGCTGCTCCTCCGAAGACCTGGGGAGAGCAGCCGTGCTGGCCTGCCGGGCGCCCACTCCCCGGGGACGCTTCGCTAAGTGCTCTGCGTGGGGAcacaccctctccctcccccccccccccctcccccccccccccccggtccacAGCAGGGCCGACGGATGCTGCCTCGGGCCTCTGCCTGTTTCTGCGGGCCCCACGAGCCAAGAACGGTTTTTACGCTACTTAACGGCTGAAacaaatcaaaagaataatactTGATGACATGTGAAAATCACAAGATCCAGCGTCAGTGCCCATAAAGTTTTACTGGGACACGACCGCGGCCGCACCTTCACCTCATTCGCCGCTACCGCCCACAGCTGAGTGGTCACGGCAGAGACTTTATGGGCCGCAGAGCCTCCCGTATTCACCACCTGGCCCGTTACACAAAGTCCGAGCTGACATCTCCAGGGGACACCacagcccccagcctcccctgcaggTGCAGCCACGTGACTGGAACAAAAGGGAAAGGTCACGGGGCTTCTGGGGCCCGCCCTCCTGTCGCTCTTCCCAGTTAGTTCCCCTGCAGAAAAACCCACTGCCGTTTTGGAGTTTTGTGGGACGTACagtgagacctgagccgaaaatctTGTCAACGTGCAAAGACGTCGCTACTTAAAGCCACTTAAACTTTCCTGTTTTGTAAATACAAGATAAGGACGATCGGCGAGTTTTGACTTAAGCTCTCAACGGATCCCAACCGGCAGTCTTTAGAAAGCGTTCGTGCCACACTCCCCCACCCTGGGGCCGCTGCCCCACAAAGTGACCGCCTGCCAGACCTGGACGCTGCAGGGTCCTGGGGACACAGCCTCTGGAGAGGtgatggtggggggcagggaagggctgAGACGTGCGGGTGGCGGAAGGCCTGACCGACCCAGGGGAAGCCCCACAATCCCCCGGGTGTCACAGGCTGGAGGAGCCAGCAATCGATCGGCATGACACCCTGAGCCTGAAGACATACTTGCAAATTTTCTTCAGTTCCTTCATTTTCTCAGGACTCAGTTGGGGTTCTCCTGAAGTTGTGAGCTCTTCTACCAACTCTGAAAGTGTTTGATCCATGTCTAGAAATAGGTATGGGAGAGGCGAGAAATGACCCCCTAGCGCTTCACGGTTCTCTAGGTCATTAAACGTTTACTGGGCTCCACCGGTTCCTGGGCATTCCGGGTGGCGGGGGGGCTGCAAGGCTGGGCTCCCCACGCCGTTGCCTCTGGTACATGGCCTCGATGCTAAAACGTAACAATTCGAGGTGATATTCCGGGCACGGCCAACGAGGCCTCTTCGATGGTAAATTAGGAAAAGCGCAACAACAAAATACTAATTCTGGAGCTCTACAGTCACACAGATCAGAGCTCAGTGATGGATGCTCAGCAACACGTGTTGGCGACAGAACATAACCGTGCAAATAAAACTTAGATTAGCTTTTCCCAAACGTGACAGGCGTTTTTTCCCTTTCCAACTATTCACTCCCAAGCCACGAGGCAGCCTCTCGCTACAGACTTCGGTAACGAAAGACCCACTCAGGGGCCAGCCTAATG
Coding sequences within:
- the UVSSA gene encoding UV-stimulated scaffold protein A, with the protein product MDQTLSELVEELTTSGEPQLSPEKMKELKKICKSSEEQLRRAYHLLMAQLSREHAEVRLSAFQVIDQLFTRSHQFRVLVVSNFQEFLELTLGTDHEQPLPPPREAAQRLRQAAARAVQGWNGKYGTAYKKLALGYHFLRHSKQVDFEDASARTLAERKREEEKQKRLDRIYRERCERAVRDMEETSEEIRCCLTEVESCFRLLVPLDLAEGPGAALPTVAFGASEGGAPCLAGAVRPGDEEPCCSKSLLACARPPSPPPWTAGDSGEEDEDDEDRREDSDGDEEGFVRRHGLGSHKYTLDVELSSDGLRVREDEDNHAVIQSARDALKLIRNKFLPAVRSWVQLFTRAGIRGRHLEAAINLKAELETALRRSGELDIEPEEGRRGETGPAVRDEDEDEDEDFIEVPEKEGYEACVPEHLQPECGLERDPAARGSQAQKRMRRDEEAQDPTCAAAQLHTLHGRLPPPPSPRAPVGPEEAGKLAAERARAPVVPFGVDLCYWGQEQPPAGKIFKCPSEHRFWKPSESHVEVDNANVSEMLRSRYITFAGKFEPVRHRCRAPRPDGRLCERQDRLKCPFHGKIVPRDDAGRPLRPEDRAWEQRRLQQRRQAGRPEWQDPEFMRDVEAATGVDLGSSGSSGRGRGKRRRRCGLTDLKQQADTARARIAKKVFAKAAVQRVVTAMNQMDRKKHEKFANQFNYALN